Genomic segment of Bacteroidales bacterium:
ATGGTATGTACTGCAGAATGTTCTGTATAACATCCTGGGGGCTTTCTTTGCCCTTTTCTCATTTGCGATGGTGATTCCCTTCCTGAGGGTGCTCTTCAGTAATCAGCCCCTGGTGACCGAGCCCATGGAGTTTCATCTCAGCACCGAGTACCTGATGCATACTCTGAATTACTACATTGGGAAAATTATGCTGGCACATGAGGAGGCCGGGGCCCTGATTCTGGTTAGTTTGATGGTGGTGCTTTTCAGTCTGCTGAAAAACGGATTTATTTTTGCAGCCAATTTTATGCTGGCACCCATCCGGGCCTTTCTGGTGAGGGATATACGAAATGATATATACAGGAAGGTGCTGAAGCTCCCGCTCTCCTATTATACCGAAGCAAGAAAGGGAGATGTGATCGCAAGGATTTCCAACGATGTTCAGGAGATCGAGGCGTCGATACTAAGTTCTCTGCAGATGCTTTTCAGGGATCCCATTACCATCATTATTTACCTGGTGATTCTTTTTTCCATCAGTATCAATCTGACACTTTTTGCAGCCCTGGTGCTTCCGCTGACAGGCATCCTGATCGGGCGTATAGGGAAAAGCCTCAGGAAGACCACCTTCAGGGGACAACAGCGTCTCGGCGAATTGCTGGCCCTGCTCGAGGAGACCCTGGGAGGCTTAAGGATCGTAAAGGCATTTAATGCCGAGGAGCAGATGGAGGAGCGCTTTCTAAGCGTAAACAACCGGTTTTCACTGCTCATCCGGAAGGTGGTTCGCCGGAGATACCTGGCCAGTCCCATCAGCGAACTTTTGGCCACCATTGCCCTGATGGTGATTCTCGCATATGGGGGGTCTCTGGTACTTGGAGGAAACGATAAAATGACTGGAGAGAGCCTCATTCTTTTCCTGATGATCTTCTCCCAGATTATCCCACCGGCTAAAACCATCTCCACCGCCTGGATTAATGTACAGAAGGGAATGGCATCGGTCGACCGGGTGGATCAGCTCCTTCTGGCAGATGATAAAATCGTTGAAAAACCTGATGCTGTGGAAGCCGATGGTTTTCTGGAATCCATAGAATTCAGGAATGTCTCCTTCAAATATGATAAGGAGTATGTACTGAAGGATATCTCCTTTACCATCAGGAAAGGTCAGACAGTGGCCCTGGTGGGTAAGTCCGGATCAGGAAAATCGACCATGGTGGATCTGCTCCCCAGGTTTATGGACACCAGCGAAGGGCAGATATTTATCGATGGAGTGCCCATCCAGGATTTCAGCCTGAAATCCCTTCGCTCACTGATGGGTATGGTGAGTCAGCAATCGATCCTTTTCAACGACACCTTCAGGAACAATATAGCATTTGGAAAAAGTGAAGGGGCAGATATGGAGCAGATTGTAAATGCTGCAAAAGTAGCTAATGCTCACGACTTTATCATGGATAATGAGGAGGGATACGAAGCCGGAGTAGGTGAGGGGGGCGGCAAATTGAGTGGTGGACAGAAACAGCGAATCAGTATTGCCCGTGCGGTACTGGCCAATCCGCCCATATTGATCCTGGATGAAGCCACCTCTGCCCTGGATACAGAGTCGGAGCGACTGGTGCAGGATGCCATTATTAAACTGATGCAAAAGAGAACATCCTTTGTTATTGCACACAGACTCTCCACGATCAAACATGCCGATCTGATTCTCGTGATTGACGAAGGAGAGATTGTGGAGCGGGGCAATCATGAAGAACTGATCAGTAATAAGAAGGGCCTATATAGAAAACTACATTCCATGCAAATGTTTTAAGCTCCTATGAAGATCAGTGGATTTACAATGGGCAAAAATGCCCTGAAACTATATTATCCCATGCGGCAATCCGTGGAGTCGATTTTGCCGTTGGTGGATGAATTTGTGGTGGCCCTGGGCGATTCAGACGAAGATGATTTCACAAGAGCCGAGATAGAGGCCATTGGAAGTAAAAAGATCCGAATTGTGGATACCGTCTGGGACATAGAAAAATATCCCCGCGGCATGGAACATGCTCATCAGACCGATCTGGCCATGAAAATGTGCACGGGTGACTGGCTGTTTTACCTGCAATCGGACGAGGTCGTGCATGAACAGGATCTGGAGCCTATCCGGCAGCGTTGTGAAGAGCTTCTTGATGACCATGAGGTGGATGGACTGCTTTTCCGCTACCGCCATTTCTGGGGTGACTATGAGCATTTGCAGGATGGTCATTGCTGGTACCGGAGGGAGATCCGGATCGTCAGAAACCACCCGGATATCCATTCCTGGGAGTCTGCCCAGTCCTTCCGTAAAATTCCCGGCTTCGACGGAATAAATTACAGGCAGCAGGCAGGAACCTATAAACTCCAGGTTGCCACTGTGGATGCTGAAATTTTTCACTATGGCTGGGTACGCCCGCCCAGGCTTATGCAAAACAAAATCAAAGCCTTCAGTATCAATCACCGTGGCAAAGAGGGTGTGGCGGAGATGGAGGCCGCTCACCATTTTGATCGTGTTTTTGATTATGGGAACTTGTCCGGATATACCAG
This window contains:
- a CDS encoding ABC transporter ATP-binding protein translates to MKRFFRLLNYLVPYKWYVLQNVLYNILGAFFALFSFAMVIPFLRVLFSNQPLVTEPMEFHLSTEYLMHTLNYYIGKIMLAHEEAGALILVSLMVVLFSLLKNGFIFAANFMLAPIRAFLVRDIRNDIYRKVLKLPLSYYTEARKGDVIARISNDVQEIEASILSSLQMLFRDPITIIIYLVILFSISINLTLFAALVLPLTGILIGRIGKSLRKTTFRGQQRLGELLALLEETLGGLRIVKAFNAEEQMEERFLSVNNRFSLLIRKVVRRRYLASPISELLATIALMVILAYGGSLVLGGNDKMTGESLILFLMIFSQIIPPAKTISTAWINVQKGMASVDRVDQLLLADDKIVEKPDAVEADGFLESIEFRNVSFKYDKEYVLKDISFTIRKGQTVALVGKSGSGKSTMVDLLPRFMDTSEGQIFIDGVPIQDFSLKSLRSLMGMVSQQSILFNDTFRNNIAFGKSEGADMEQIVNAAKVANAHDFIMDNEEGYEAGVGEGGGKLSGGQKQRISIARAVLANPPILILDEATSALDTESERLVQDAIIKLMQKRTSFVIAHRLSTIKHADLILVIDEGEIVERGNHEELISNKKGLYRKLHSMQMF